The following are from one region of the bacterium genome:
- a CDS encoding M14 family zinc carboxypeptidase, with protein MMRKAIIIVAALGLAAAAYAVQAPTWARVYYDSAAAMERDILAAGMDVCSGGEGYVDVIAPAEELAGLQELGYRIEVIAEDAGAGIAALPPDLGLYHTYQEMLDELKQRETAYPSICKLYDVGDTWESREMWCLKVSDNPAQSEQEPRLFVVGNHHARELMTVEIPLRFIKVLLEGYATNPDIKYYVDNYEIYFMPMANPDGHVYVENNSGGSPSYWWRKNRRDSGGGVYGVDINRNYSYKWGYDDRGSSPNPSSTTYRGPAAFSEPETTAIRNLMKDVDFKFALDYHSYGEYLLIPYCYDTLERAPNPERNYFLEIGNGMNTKLGSRYLVGTSLETLRYPVNGGSIDYHFGETAEKNKIYGWCFEVNTRTEGGFGPPDTLIEPTCKEHEGVFMWFLDYMRKFVGVELAGFDGYAREGRAVLTWATAGEYNHAGFNLYRDAAGAGDEGRVKINDALIVGKSPYRFVDDVVEAGKSYNYYLEDVDLNGKGTLHGPARVDMQSGAKASFALAQNAPNPARAATTIAFSVPAACDAKVAVYDIAGRKVATPFAGQAKAGENELAVDVSTLAPGVYTYRLEAGGATAAKRMVVVR; from the coding sequence ATGATGAGAAAAGCGATCATTATCGTTGCGGCGTTGGGTTTAGCGGCCGCGGCGTACGCGGTGCAAGCCCCTACGTGGGCCAGGGTGTACTACGACTCCGCGGCCGCGATGGAACGTGATATCCTGGCCGCCGGCATGGACGTATGCTCGGGGGGCGAGGGGTATGTCGACGTTATCGCCCCCGCGGAGGAACTCGCCGGTTTGCAGGAGCTCGGTTACCGAATCGAGGTAATCGCGGAGGACGCCGGCGCCGGCATCGCGGCCTTGCCGCCCGACCTCGGGCTCTACCATACCTACCAGGAGATGTTGGACGAGCTGAAGCAGCGGGAGACCGCGTACCCGAGTATTTGCAAGCTCTACGACGTCGGCGACACGTGGGAAAGCCGCGAGATGTGGTGCTTGAAGGTCTCGGACAACCCGGCGCAGAGCGAGCAGGAGCCCAGGCTCTTCGTCGTAGGTAATCACCACGCCCGGGAGCTGATGACGGTCGAGATACCGTTACGGTTTATAAAAGTACTCCTGGAGGGTTACGCGACGAACCCCGATATCAAGTATTACGTCGACAACTACGAGATCTATTTTATGCCTATGGCCAACCCCGACGGCCACGTATACGTCGAGAACAACAGCGGCGGCAGCCCCTCTTATTGGTGGCGGAAGAATCGCCGCGACAGCGGCGGCGGCGTATACGGCGTGGACATCAACCGCAACTACAGCTATAAATGGGGTTACGACGACCGGGGCTCGAGCCCCAACCCTTCCTCCACTACGTACCGCGGCCCCGCGGCCTTCAGCGAGCCGGAGACTACCGCCATACGAAACCTGATGAAGGACGTGGACTTCAAGTTCGCGCTGGACTACCACAGCTACGGCGAATACTTACTCATACCCTATTGTTACGATACCCTCGAGAGGGCGCCCAACCCGGAGCGGAACTATTTCCTCGAGATCGGCAACGGCATGAACACGAAGCTCGGCAGCCGGTACCTCGTCGGCACGTCGCTCGAGACGTTGCGTTACCCGGTCAACGGCGGGTCTATCGACTACCACTTCGGCGAGACGGCGGAGAAGAACAAGATATACGGTTGGTGCTTCGAGGTGAATACCCGTACCGAGGGTGGCTTCGGGCCGCCCGACACGCTGATCGAGCCGACGTGCAAAGAGCACGAGGGCGTCTTCATGTGGTTCCTCGATTACATGAGGAAGTTCGTCGGCGTTGAGCTCGCGGGTTTCGACGGGTACGCGCGCGAAGGCCGCGCCGTATTGACCTGGGCTACCGCCGGCGAGTACAACCACGCCGGCTTTAACCTCTACCGCGACGCGGCGGGCGCTGGCGACGAAGGCCGCGTCAAAATCAACGACGCGCTCATCGTCGGCAAGTCTCCTTATAGGTTCGTAGACGACGTCGTCGAGGCGGGGAAGAGCTATAACTATTACCTGGAGGACGTCGACCTGAACGGCAAGGGGACGCTGCACGGCCCGGCCCGGGTGGATATGCAGTCGGGTGCCAAGGCCTCCTTCGCGCTGGCGCAGAACGCGCCCAACCCGGCGCGCGCGGCTACTACGATAGCGTTCTCGGTGCCGGCGGCCTGCGACGCCAAGGTCGCGGTTTACGATATAGCGGGGCGCAAAGTCGCGACGCCGTTCGCGGGTCAGGCCAAAGCGGGCGAGAACGAGCTGGCCGTCGACGTGTCAACGCTCGCGCCGGGCGTATACACGTACCGGTTGGAGGCGGGCGGCGCCACGGCCGCGAAGCGGATGGTCGTGGTTCGGTAA
- a CDS encoding BatA domain-containing protein — protein MISFLNPLYLLLLPLAALPFLLNLVKRRVRLRLRFPSVQLLKTVEERRARRRPRWYEILLLAVRVAVILLLVFTVAGPRFTAGGSAPPRALIVVVDNSPSMTYVEDGETRAARAGRYARSLAAGAGPDDLGAVLWTGGPADVVWENLRDAATTISPPPAAGGNVADALAAAKSLWAAPDARGRRPELAVITDMQLSAFEDVDAVASAMPRDAYVTFYDVRSEPTPSWNVALAGFGVTPGAGEFFNVNVEVSQYGRPRPASLEAGGVVVGDVPAAARATARVPFSEGGRHELSCRGGYPFDDRVDVFVPEAAGVACEVAPATPGARSWRAALAAAGCEEAAAPASLPGIYVMPLSAWRGSSRGRALAEGGTVVVVVPDDAGGGRFDDVTTLSPLELVPARVSADGGVLPYAASAGTFEAAGVAALETTAPWLAAAATSPGLPFAVTRRMGKGEVFLICTPTVPRYTDLLTSPAFVGFALDLRLRALARANPAFAPARAFASPESDPRTIGEEGLRRLFPHVVVTRHAPAGRGRASVPLQAPLAAAALLLLTAEALLASGGVRVRGGPPAGSIKAGAEAGGV, from the coding sequence ATGATATCCTTCCTGAACCCCCTTTACCTTTTGCTCCTGCCGCTGGCGGCGCTGCCTTTTTTATTGAACCTCGTTAAAAGGCGCGTGCGCCTTCGCCTCAGGTTCCCGTCGGTCCAGCTGCTTAAAACCGTCGAGGAGCGGCGGGCTCGCCGCCGGCCGAGGTGGTACGAAATATTATTGCTGGCGGTTCGGGTCGCCGTCATCCTTTTATTGGTGTTCACCGTCGCTGGCCCGCGTTTTACGGCCGGGGGGTCCGCGCCGCCGCGGGCGCTAATCGTCGTCGTCGACAACTCGCCGTCCATGACGTACGTCGAGGACGGCGAAACCCGGGCGGCCCGGGCTGGCCGTTACGCCCGCTCGTTGGCGGCGGGCGCGGGGCCGGACGACCTCGGCGCGGTCTTGTGGACCGGCGGGCCGGCGGACGTCGTTTGGGAAAACCTTCGCGACGCCGCCACGACGATATCGCCGCCGCCGGCGGCCGGGGGGAACGTCGCCGATGCGCTGGCCGCGGCGAAGTCCTTATGGGCCGCGCCCGACGCTCGCGGCCGGCGCCCCGAGCTCGCGGTCATTACGGATATGCAGCTGTCGGCGTTCGAGGACGTCGACGCCGTTGCTTCGGCTATGCCGCGCGACGCGTACGTTACTTTTTACGACGTGAGGTCCGAACCGACGCCTTCTTGGAACGTGGCTCTCGCGGGCTTTGGCGTGACGCCCGGGGCGGGTGAGTTTTTTAACGTGAACGTGGAAGTATCACAATATGGCAGGCCGAGGCCGGCGTCGCTCGAGGCTGGGGGCGTCGTCGTAGGGGACGTGCCGGCCGCGGCCCGGGCGACGGCTCGAGTCCCCTTCTCGGAAGGCGGCAGGCACGAATTATCTTGTCGCGGCGGTTATCCGTTCGACGACCGCGTCGACGTTTTCGTTCCCGAGGCGGCCGGCGTCGCGTGCGAGGTGGCGCCGGCGACGCCGGGGGCTCGCTCGTGGCGGGCCGCGTTGGCGGCGGCGGGGTGCGAGGAGGCCGCCGCGCCGGCGTCGTTACCGGGGATATACGTTATGCCGCTGTCGGCGTGGCGGGGGTCGTCCCGCGGCCGCGCGCTGGCCGAAGGTGGTACCGTCGTCGTCGTGGTGCCGGACGACGCCGGGGGAGGTCGATTCGACGACGTTACGACGCTGTCGCCGCTCGAGCTCGTGCCGGCTCGCGTTTCGGCGGACGGCGGCGTCTTGCCCTATGCCGCCTCGGCGGGGACGTTCGAGGCGGCGGGCGTCGCGGCGTTGGAGACGACGGCGCCTTGGCTCGCGGCGGCGGCGACGTCGCCCGGGTTGCCTTTCGCCGTTACGCGCCGTATGGGCAAGGGGGAAGTATTTTTAATATGTACGCCGACGGTGCCGCGGTACACCGACCTCCTTACGTCCCCGGCCTTCGTCGGCTTCGCGTTGGATTTGAGGTTGAGGGCATTAGCGCGCGCGAACCCGGCGTTCGCGCCGGCTCGAGCTTTCGCTTCGCCCGAATCGGACCCGAGGACTATCGGCGAGGAGGGATTGCGGCGGCTCTTTCCGCACGTTGTCGTGACGCGCCACGCGCCGGCGGGGAGGGGCCGCGCCTCCGTGCCGCTGCAGGCGCCGTTAGCCGCGGCGGCGTTACTACTTTTAACGGCGGAGGCGCTACTGGCGAGCGGCGGGGTGCGCGTTCGGGGCGGCCCCCCGGCGGGAAGTATTAAGGCTGGGGCGGAAGCGGGTGGCGTATAG
- a CDS encoding NHL repeat-containing protein, with translation MNRNKVTLPGVICGVLFLAFAASCSEDDGPTPAPASGRLWVIDQPNNVVQVYDYGGEKLFTVGNFPFFFKPNCVEVDRRDGSAWVLDYYVNKLRKFDRAGSVVYETPTVGEPLIRRGTSIAVDQRNGACWVADRSHSRVLKLGANGGVLATVTGFRSPRSVSLVSDTGDCWVTDELQRRVVKLRADASGAVGVGGVKLAECGGFDVPWAVAADPGGGAWVLDKGAGAVVKVSGAGERKAEVTGFDFPYCAVASRAANCVFVVDYEKGWLAALPRGVVGTGNAKEAAKFVLTGLPFPTDVELDEEGGFVFVAASDAVSRYSTSGGLLYKYPELTLPVAAAADPAP, from the coding sequence ATGAATCGTAATAAGGTAACGTTGCCTGGTGTTATATGCGGGGTATTATTCCTCGCGTTCGCGGCGAGTTGCAGCGAGGACGACGGGCCGACGCCGGCGCCGGCCAGCGGCCGGCTTTGGGTTATCGACCAGCCGAATAACGTCGTTCAGGTCTACGATTACGGCGGCGAAAAACTTTTCACCGTCGGCAATTTCCCGTTCTTCTTTAAGCCCAACTGCGTAGAGGTGGACCGGCGCGACGGCTCGGCGTGGGTACTGGACTATTACGTCAACAAACTTCGGAAATTCGACCGTGCCGGGAGCGTCGTATATGAGACGCCGACGGTAGGAGAGCCGCTCATCCGGCGGGGGACTTCCATCGCGGTCGACCAGCGCAACGGCGCGTGCTGGGTCGCGGACCGCTCCCACAGCCGCGTGTTGAAACTCGGCGCGAACGGGGGAGTCCTCGCGACCGTAACCGGCTTCCGCTCGCCGCGCTCGGTCTCGTTGGTATCGGATACCGGCGATTGTTGGGTAACGGATGAATTGCAAAGGCGGGTCGTGAAGTTGCGGGCGGACGCATCGGGCGCCGTCGGCGTCGGCGGGGTAAAGTTGGCCGAGTGCGGCGGCTTCGACGTTCCGTGGGCCGTCGCCGCGGACCCGGGGGGCGGCGCGTGGGTTTTGGATAAGGGCGCGGGCGCCGTCGTGAAAGTCAGCGGCGCCGGCGAGCGTAAGGCCGAAGTCACCGGCTTCGACTTCCCATATTGTGCCGTCGCGTCCCGCGCCGCGAATTGCGTCTTCGTCGTCGATTACGAGAAGGGTTGGCTGGCGGCTTTACCGCGGGGGGTGGTGGGTACGGGTAACGCGAAGGAGGCCGCGAAGTTCGTATTGACCGGCTTACCCTTTCCGACGGACGTCGAGCTCGACGAAGAAGGCGGCTTCGTATTCGTCGCCGCCAGCGACGCCGTCAGCCGCTATTCCACCTCGGGAGGACTTTTATATAAATATCCGGAATTGACGCTGCCCGTAGCCGCGGCCGCCGACCCGGCGCCGTAG
- a CDS encoding AMP-binding protein, which translates to MGEGIRLGIGVYTTLELVARARDKFGRRVFAQRRLPSGEFSRVTYDELYDDVVGLGAALAKIGVLAGTPVGVVGENRYEWAVAYLATTGGGAVCVPLDPQLKEKELAGILEKAKVELVISSPSSLGAIEKLKGRLPKLRELVSMEEGVEGSSRGWLETLATGDDAAGREEYLSREVSLDDLAVLLFTSGTTGAFKAVMLTHRNLGANVDQVYRSLYFDENDVFLSLLPLHHTFEATAGMLIPISGGCTITYARSFKSKEIIEDVRDAGVTMMCGVPLLYEKMLAGLRRAVGDAPPLQRVLFKTFMGLTRCAHVLTGANLGRSFFAGMRKKAGLDTVRMFISGAAPLKAEVSRTFYYLGLNLLQGYGLTETSPVVSVNVPHRIKFASSGLTVPGVRVRIHEPNAEGVGEVAVAGDNVMVGYYEDPALTAGVLRDGWFYTGDAGWLDRDGYVYITGRIKNVIVTPAGKNVYPEEVEAELGAAAEVAEAAVMAMRDPSSGREVVGAVVYPDYEYLEGEARRAGVPLTDEFVEGRVREAVAGCCRSLADYKRVKIIKIRKEEFPKTTTRKIKRYLFRDGEQVREA; encoded by the coding sequence ATGGGCGAAGGGATACGCCTGGGTATCGGCGTTTACACGACGCTCGAGCTTGTCGCGCGGGCCCGCGATAAGTTCGGCCGGCGCGTCTTCGCGCAGCGGCGCCTGCCGAGCGGCGAGTTCTCGCGCGTTACGTACGACGAACTCTACGACGACGTCGTCGGCCTGGGCGCGGCGCTTGCGAAGATAGGCGTGCTGGCCGGGACGCCCGTCGGCGTCGTCGGCGAGAACCGATACGAGTGGGCCGTGGCGTACCTCGCGACGACCGGCGGCGGGGCGGTATGCGTACCGCTCGACCCGCAGCTGAAGGAAAAAGAGCTCGCCGGCATCTTGGAGAAGGCCAAGGTCGAGCTCGTGATATCGTCGCCGTCGTCGCTCGGGGCGATTGAGAAACTTAAAGGCCGCCTTCCCAAATTGCGGGAATTGGTTTCTATGGAGGAGGGCGTCGAGGGCTCGAGCCGGGGATGGCTCGAGACGCTGGCGACGGGCGACGACGCCGCGGGTCGCGAGGAGTACCTGAGTCGGGAAGTCTCGTTGGACGACCTTGCCGTATTGTTGTTTACCAGCGGCACGACGGGCGCGTTCAAGGCCGTTATGTTGACCCACCGCAACCTGGGCGCCAACGTCGACCAGGTATACCGGTCGCTCTATTTCGACGAGAACGACGTCTTCTTGTCGCTCTTGCCGCTTCACCATACCTTCGAGGCGACGGCCGGGATGCTCATCCCGATCTCGGGCGGGTGTACCATAACCTACGCCCGTTCGTTCAAGTCCAAAGAGATAATAGAGGACGTCCGCGACGCCGGCGTGACGATGATGTGCGGCGTCCCGTTGCTTTACGAGAAGATGCTAGCCGGCCTGCGCCGCGCGGTAGGCGACGCGCCGCCGCTCCAACGCGTCCTCTTTAAAACTTTCATGGGCCTCACGCGCTGCGCCCACGTCCTCACGGGGGCGAACCTGGGCCGGTCCTTCTTCGCCGGTATGCGGAAGAAAGCGGGGCTGGATACCGTCCGGATGTTCATCTCCGGCGCCGCGCCGCTCAAGGCCGAGGTATCGCGCACTTTTTATTACCTCGGCTTGAACCTCCTGCAAGGCTACGGCCTGACGGAGACGTCGCCGGTGGTTTCCGTGAACGTTCCCCATCGAATCAAGTTCGCCTCGAGCGGCCTTACTGTCCCCGGCGTCCGCGTTCGCATCCACGAGCCTAATGCGGAGGGCGTAGGCGAGGTGGCCGTCGCGGGCGACAACGTGATGGTCGGTTATTACGAAGACCCGGCGTTGACCGCCGGCGTGCTCCGCGACGGCTGGTTCTATACCGGCGACGCGGGGTGGCTCGACCGCGACGGGTACGTCTACATAACGGGCCGTATTAAAAACGTGATAGTTACGCCGGCGGGTAAGAACGTTTACCCCGAGGAAGTGGAGGCGGAGCTGGGGGCCGCGGCCGAGGTCGCGGAGGCCGCGGTTATGGCGATGCGGGACCCGTCGAGCGGCCGGGAAGTCGTGGGCGCCGTCGTCTACCCCGATTACGAGTACCTGGAGGGCGAAGCGCGTCGCGCCGGCGTACCGCTTACGGACGAGTTCGTGGAGGGGCGGGTGCGAGAGGCCGTCGCCGGGTGCTGCCGCTCGTTGGCCGACTACAAGCGCGTAAAAATTATAAAAATCCGTAAAGAAGAATTTCCCAAAACGACGACGCGAAAAATCAAGCGGTACCTCTTCCGCGACGGCGAACAGGTACGCGAGGCGTAA